The proteins below are encoded in one region of Populus alba chromosome 2, ASM523922v2, whole genome shotgun sequence:
- the LOC118057851 gene encoding uncharacterized protein, with the protein MKKIAVTGASGFVGGVLCHTLIKHGHSVRPLVRRTSDLSGLPSPSTGENFELAYGDVTDYRSLLDAFFGCDVIFHAAAVVEPWLPDPSSFFSVNVGGLKNVVQAAKETKTIEKVIYTSSMVALGSTDGYVADESQVHHEKYFYTEYERSKVAADNVASQAAAEGLPIVTLYPGVVYGPGKLTTGNALAKMLRSSTCSSHA; encoded by the exons ATGAAGAAGATAGCTGTGACCGGCGCGTCCGGTTTCGTAGGCGGGGTACTGTGCCACACCCTCATTAAACATGGCCACTCTGTCCGGCCCTTAGTCCGCCGAACCAGCGACTTGTCCGGCCTCCCTTCGCCCTCTACGGGGGAGAACTTTGAACTCGCCTATGGTGACGTTACCGACTATCGGTCACTCCTGGATGCCTTCTTCGGCTGCGACGTGATCTTCCATGCTGCCGCCGTTGTCGAGCCCTGGCTTCCAGATCCTTCTAGCTTCTTCTCC GTGAACGTAGGAGGATTAAAGAATGTGGTGCAAGCAGCCAAAGAGACAAAAACGATAGAGAAGGTTATATACACTTCTTCAATGGTGGCCCTTGGATCAACTGATGGATATGTTGCTGATGAGAGCCAA GTACATCACGAGAAGTATTTCTATACAGAGTATGAGAGATCAAAGGTAGCAGCCGACAATGTTGCTTCACAAGCAGCAGCAGAAGGATTGCCAATTGTGACCCTTTATCCTGGTGTTGTTTATGGTCCAGGGAAACTCACAACTGGCAACGCTCTGGCTAAAATGTTAAGATCCTCAACTTGTTCAAGTCATGCTTGA